One Dioscorea cayenensis subsp. rotundata cultivar TDr96_F1 chromosome 19, TDr96_F1_v2_PseudoChromosome.rev07_lg8_w22 25.fasta, whole genome shotgun sequence genomic window, ttaatatatataaatatattgcaTAGTCTGCATTAATATTGGGTACAAGAAATTGCGCTAAGAATGGTATTTAGGTATGCTATCAAATCCATCTTTATAGGATATTTTCAAAGTCCATTCAagcttttatatatttatatatatgatagacAAAGTtagtatttgaaaatattaaaattaaaattaggattaagattaaagaaaagagagagagagagaaagagagagagagagaggtccTTAGCCTCACGTGATGTTGTCATAGGATCTTATTTATTCAACCCATCTAATTATAACAAAGCAtcctattaaaaatttaaaaaaatatatatttttttataaaatatagacaaACATGTTATgggtgtgcatatatataaaattaaggaaaaattggttataaatccttcaaaagttctataattatatatttactcTAAGAagaaacataattgtatatatactcTCAAAAATATTGGTAATTGCACATATGCCCTCTTGTTATATTCCgttaatcaaacttgattaactatagttataatttggattaaaattatataaaaggtccaaaataatttttgtacaacttaaaaaaaaattcaaaggtaTGTATGCAAAGAGTATAATGGTCATTTTATATATCTGTTGTTTGTTAATGGATGGTTTTCCAACTAATTTGAACCACATGggtatatacataattatatatattattcaagggtatgtatgcaattaacttttattcagatttaaatatgtaatttcaaaattattcaggGGTAAACCTGTAAAAACccctaaaattaatatttcaaaaaacattCATGAGctgaaattcatatttatttgctcaataaatatataaatattttatgcaaAAGACTCGATACCAACTACTTAAGAAGTGTTGGCAAAATTTTATAAACTCACTAAATTCTTTTTGCACAcaaaataatattgtatatatattgtggttACATGTTTTCACGGCAAGGAAGAAGGATTAGATAAAATAAGCAAATCAATCAAAAGGAAGATGCTAAATcttgagaaaagaaagagaaagatgaaAGAGTGATTGATTGgaagttcttgtgtattttaTATGGTAAGAAGTTATATAATATGATATGAAGGACGAGTGCTACATTAGAGTTGTTCACTTGTCTTTTCTTACATTATTTATGTTAATGTATACACAGTCTATATCAGTCTTTCTTGTTAGTTGGCATTTATTTGCCGAAAGCTTAAAAATAATGACAACCCTTTTGGTTTCATAGGGCCATATTTCATAATCTCATCAACTATTTAACTTTataattcaattataatttGGTTGATTTAAGGAAACCAAAAATATTTGATGTAAAACTTAATATTCATATCTAAAGACCTTTCCTTTTGCTTTCTTAATCTCTcatgtattataattaaatggtgtatttttatatgtatctCTTTTTTAGCGGATAATATTTGTGAGGCTGACATTAATGGATAAgtattggtgtttttttttcctttgacaaattaatttttggtggttagattttttttttggttgttgttacCATAATGAACAAATAAGATGATCTTTTGCAATAAAAATGgagaaacttaattaaaacattatatttataaatgaacATGTTTTTTTGGTATAAATCTTTGCATTGTAATTgttcattcattcattaatattaatagaaattaaaaatttaagtacaTCTTCATTCATGACCTATATGACATGTATGAAATTATTCGGTATTATTTTGACACTTTCGtctttgaattttgaaaagCATTTTTTGACATTTACAAATTAggtaaataattcttttaaacaaaatactTTTTATGTTacataaatttgtattttttctcCTTATTGTAGAAATTTGGTTTGCTTAAACTATACTATATAGTGTTCTCAATATGTAtaatttaattacttaattattaaaattactcATTTCAATTGTTcgtttttcaatttcaaatgaTGAAATAGAAAAGTCAACCTCAtcaatattgtagcaaaacatttaacacattattataattttttttcattttatatatgaataaattattgtgatacttattaaataagtttataaaaaaaaatttcatgaaatagGTTTTGGGTCTTAATGCTAGGTTGGTGCTATATAATAAAGCCTCATTTCTTTCCATATTATTGTGATGTTACTGTTGCCATACCTTTTAttatttctctcattttttttatttcttattattttttttttttagaaatgcgACAAGCACAAAAACCTAGAGACGTGCACGGCTGGGGAGTAAGGCTCAACGCTGACTTACGTAACCTCACCTTGCGTAGGACATAAAATTCAATCTCGGGTTCCCCTCGAAACGAACACCTTACGCAAAAGACCTGATACGAATTGATCTAAAGGCTGttggttctttttttattttgtaattaatgttttttcattttttattaataaaactaaatttatatttttcatgcacttatatatataaataaatggagGAAAAACAAGTAAACCAGTGTGATGACGTCATCAGCACGTCATCGTGCTTAGGGGATTGGTGGGCCAAATTTCAGATAGGTGGGCCCGTCCTGCTAGCACAGAAGGAGAACAGATAGGGCCCACCAAGGCCCGAGATTCACGGCCGAAAGATGAAAGTCCACACGTGTGATCACCATCGCGTGTCGATGTTCTCCGTTTCTTTGCCTCCCGTCGCTGTCATAGGGGGACCACGTCATGGTCGGTGATCCCTGCTGACGTGGCGCCACACCAGGCCTTATGTGGGACCTACTCTTTAGgcccttttgtttttgttcaagACCTTTTATTTTAGATGGATGGGCCGACGAAAGCCCAATAGCACTTCTTAGTGGCCCGTGGTTCTAAGTTGGATGGAATTGGATTTAATATTAGGGTTTAGGGGAACTTTATTTGTACttgtaataaatattatatatatatatatatatatatatagatatagatatagatatttGACAAAGTGAACAAGCCAAGTCAAGGGCTAGTACATATTTGTGCCCTCATCATACGTGACTTGATGTTCGAATTTGCTGCTTCAGTAATTGTATTTACATCCTACACATGAAACTAgtgttaataaattaaaatgtcattaatatatatatatatatatgctttagaGGTTATGTTGTGGATGGTTGTGAATATTTTAATGtataaaagaattaatataaataaatttattaagtaATATGAAGAGGTTGGATTAAGTTAATATGTTTGGTTGGTAACATCCAGATTTCTCCCAAACAACCCTTCTGCTTCTAATAAACATTCTAACgttttgtaaattattttaaaagaatttaagttacacttaattttaaatttttattgattctaaaaatattacaatttattattttctaaaacaaattaaaaaacttatattGACTCAATATTGCAATATATTTTAGGTCCTTTATATATGTCTATCATGCACTCaatattcattattttgtttttttggaataataaATCAttgtttatcctttttttttttaatctaaataagCGTTCTCTCAaacatttgttaaattttgcaataaaatgtgtttttttttttttccaaaggttaaaaaaaattatataattttaattttattattttattaaaaaatatttaatttagttttttcatGGTTTGGAACCCTAAATTTGAGCCACAAAATCACCCGCCATGAAGCCATTATCCACAAATTCACACAGAGGGACAGAAGCCATGGGAGCCCTGGAGCTCGAGCTTCCATGCCATTGCTTCATTAGAGCACCAAAGCTCAAGGGCAAGCCCATTCTTCCATTCAGGATCCGAGCTACTGGTTCAACTTCCACAATTGTATCTAATCCTGTAACCTTCTAGCCCttactccatttttttttttttttgttttcttgcaatttgtttgtttatggtGCTTTTGATACCTGAAAGGGTTCAATTCaagtttgttttcttctttgatgGGTTGGTTCTGTGATGAGTTTGTAAAATTTAGATTGGAATGGAGAAAATCGACTTCAAAGAGGCAactttattgcttttcatttgaTTTGAGCACCGTTTTGGATTGGAAGTTTTCATCTTGGAAGTTTCTCTTGGTGTTTTTAAGTGATGCTCAGATGGTATGAATAAGAATATGACATTTGTCTTGGAAGGTTGTAAAATTCTAAGTTTGGGCAATGTAGTATGAAGATTTTATCATTGTTATTGATTTGGGTAAAGTTGATTCTTTTGGAAGTAATTATTTTCACTTTTACTTTTACTTACCAGGATTTGATTCAAGACGCCAATGTCAGCATTAGAATGAAAGTTTTGGCATGCCCCATTTGCTTTGATGCTCTGTTCAGTAAAACAGGTGCAAGCATAAGCTTGTAAGTTCTTTTCTTATGTGAAGGAGTTGTACTTTACCAGCTAGCTTGTTCTTGGTTTGGTTAGAATGCAGTCATTTAGTTTTAATGTAAATATAGATAAATGTCCTACAGGGCCTCAACATCTGGATGTAGTGTTGAATGCAATACTTGCAAGAAGGGTTATCGAGGAAATGATGCATATCTGGATTTAACTTTATATGGTAGTTCAATGGATTATGATGAAACCATGCCTGCTGCAACCGAGCTTTTCAGGTACTTATTCATATTAGATCATTGCCTCTCTGAATAGCAAAACTTGTTGAAGATTATTAGACTAGAGAAAGAATATGGTTTCTGTACTTCTACCAAAAGCCATGTCTTTCAGTCATTATTCATTCACAGAACTTTTTGATTGGTACAGGAGTCCTTTGGTATCATTTCTTTATGAAAGAGGATGGCGTCAAAACTTTGTATGGGGTGGTTTCCCTGGCCCAGAAAGAGAGGTTCCACATTTTACATATTCTCTTTAATTCTGGcttcttttatcatttttgattGCTTTGATGTTTGGTATGTCCTTCAATGgttctaaagaaaaaaaaaattacgccAATTATGCAAATACTTCTCTTCTACAAAGTGAGAAATTTCTGAGTTTCTGTAGAGGTGACGTCTTTTCAATTCATCCATGAAATCTTTAACATGTTGGTACAGTTTGAAATGGCTAAAGATTTTCTCAAGCCCACTTTTGGAGGAACCATCATAGATGCAAGCTGTGCAAGCGGATTGTTTTCGAGGCTATTTGTAAAGAGTGAATTGTATTCACTTGTTATTGCTTTGGATTACTCAGAAAATATGCTGCGCCAGTGCTATGAATTCACTAATCAGGACAACATTTCAAAGGAGTATGGAATTTTGTTTTCCGCGACTtggctttcttttctcttcgGTGAAGATTCGCTTACGCAAATGGCCAGTTAAAAGAGCTCTAACCTTGCAAACTCATTTGATGTTAGGAACCTGCTATTGATCAGGGCTGATATCTCCAGACTTCCTTTCATTGCTGGTTCTATTGATGCTGTGCATGCTGGTGCTGCTCTGCATTGTTGGCCTTCACCATCTGCTGCTGTAAGTATATACTTTCAATTTAGATTCAGTCAAAAAGACGCCAAATGATGCTTGCATGGTCTTTCATCTTGGTTTGCAATGCCTTCCATATCTAATATCTGTGTCTTAGTAACAACAATCTTGTTCAAGCTAAAgcttttaagttattttgtcATTGTCAAACGTTTTATACTTTATGGTGGAGATTCTTACTGAAACCAGGTGGTGTGACTTCTAATCAGGACTTGTTGGTTGTGTCAGTATAAGAATCATGCTAGAAGATGTTTGAGGTTGATTAtacattccttttttttttttctaaattttgagaATCTATCTGTTCCGCTCATTTTGTGCTGCGCTTTTTTCAGCTACTTCAGTTGATTATACTCTTTACTCTCCAATACATAGCACTGCAAAATTATGCTTCATATGATCTTCTGACTTTAGGTAGCAGAAATAAGCCGTGTCCTGCGGCCCGGAGGTGTATTTGTTGCGACAACCTTCATTCTTGATACTATTAATATTGCTGTTCCAGTTCTGAGGATAATACGCCAGGTGCTTGATACATGATATGATTATTATCTTTTGAATATTGTTCAGTGTTATACGACATTTCAAGAAACTGTATTAGTTTCATATGTAAAGTAGTTGTACTTCAAATAAGCTCTAGATAGAGTAAATTACAATATCTTCTTGTCAGATTTTGCTCTGCTTTTTTGACTCCTGTGAAAGTTTATTTCTGTATGCAGCCTTATATCCGTGCTACGAGCAACAATATTTTCTTATCTGAAGGTGAATTAGAAGATTTATGTAAAGCCTGTGGCCTGACTGGTTTTTCCTGCATAAGAAATGGACCCTTTGTGATGATCACTGCAACTAAGCGGGGCTAACGATGTACAGCCTTTCTTATTCTGCTTGAAATAGAAAGAtagtattatttgtttaaaaaaatcattacaaaatAGTATATTTCCTGCAGATTGACTTTGTGCTGCTCTTGTAATTTAGTGTTtgttgcatatatttttatttctcactAAATTTAGTATGAAAACCTGTATAGTCAAATTCTGTGGATCAAACATGACCTGATTTTATTGTGAGGAAAGACATGATGCATGGCAATCATATATAGATCAAGAAAACCGTTTACTGATTTCTGTCTCTCCACAGCTGAGTAAAGTTATATGTTAAAGTTTACCAATTATCTTTTAGAGTCGCAGGAAGATACTGTTCTGTACTTCTTTTGTTACTTTTGAGGCCGCAGAAGGGGAGAGCCTATTTCCTTACTGACAAGATTTTGTTTACTTCAAATGCATTTCTTTTATGAATAACATGAGCTGTTTTGATGTTTAGCAATCAATACAGGATGGCGGTTACTCATTAACTGTTTGAATAGGTTAATCTGTTTAATAAGCAAGTATTATTTGCATCATTTCCTCAAATAAATGCTATATAATTGCATAATAAATGCTATCCTTTTGGGAGTTCTTTCTTAAGGAAACCTTTTAAGAGTACAAATCAATTGAACATTATATAAGGGTGTCCAGGCAAGCATCATAGACATCTTCACCTCATAACAATGGCCTGTGGAGTGGTCACAAATGGTTTGCTTTTTCTGTTGTTTTGCTGTGGTTTGGGACGCGAAGCAAATGGATGGTCAAGGTTAAGTTTTGAAGATGATGCAGTGATTGAGAAGCAACTTAGGTTTATGAACAAGCCAGTCATCAAGACCATTCAGGTGCCTCATTATTTTCctgttattttcaaaaaaaaaattgtcagaATTGTACCTATTATTTATGGTGCCAAATCGGTTGTATTGCAGAATCAAAATGGCGATGTTGTTGATTGTATCGATTTCGACAAACAACTGGCTTTTGATCATCCTTTGCTGAAGAACCAGTCAATTAGGGTATgcgctatttttattttttttatttttttcaatttggcTACAatataattcaattcaactagATAATGTGAGAACTAACTATTACAAATTCTTGATTGCAGCAACAACACAGCTTCCATAAGGATTATAGCAATGAGAATTTAACATCGAATGCTCTGTATTCTTGGAGTGACCTTAATGGTGAACGATGTCCACATGGCACCATTCCAATAAGAAGGACCCAAAAGAATGATTTAATTAGATTGAAGTATTTTTTGAAGTTAGGAGGACAATCTTCATACCTTTTGCGAACAATTGAAGCTACACCAGTTCCTGGAGTTCATGTAAGTTAATTTTGGGAATTTTAATCCTGTAACATTTGAAGATGTCCCAGAAATTACTCAAGTTTTTCATATTAATGGTATACTTATATTTCCTAACCACTGATCTTCAATTCATGAAGAAGTTCTATACACTTATTTTATAAGAGTTTGTTCTGTTAAATCAAAGTTTTACAATTGAGCAgtagcttaattttttttttctttctccgATTTCATTACCATAGTTAGAACAATATGAATGCATATGAATTACATTATCAAGCTTTGTCAAATTGTAGTCCTTTCCGtaagtttaaattaattattgataCAATCTACTTTGTTTGTTGTGGTCTTCTCTACAAAATCTAGAAACCTGGTGTAacacaagcttatccttttaaCTTATCTTTCATGGCACATTTAGAAACTCTGCAATTTTTTTCCAATAGTCTGATatgtgaacttttttttttttggtcattaAGTGGGCGTTGCTACAATCAAATGACGGCAAATATGTTGGGGCAAGCGCATGGCTTAACATTATCGGACTTCAAGGAGTTAAAGGAGACCAATTTAGTGAAACTGCTATAACACTTATAAATGGAATTTATGGCCCAAGCCAAAATTATAATGTCATCAAGGTTGGATGGATGGTAAGTACCTTCAAGTTTGATCCTTTAAGGCTaacaatatgttttcttttattatgacTATCTCTAGTTTTctattttggttttcttgtaGTTCTATTGCATGATTTGTACAGAAAAAAAGAGTTGATGAGAGATTTGCTCTCGTCGAGGGATTTATTAAAACTAATTGTGAACAGAATTTCAGGTGCATCCATCTCTATATGGTGACTTCCAGACGAGACTGACTGTATTTTGGACGGTGAGATGCCACTCCCTGTTTCTATAAATTGAATATCTTTTCTATTGAGCTTAGCCTTGATTTATAAAGTCTTAATAATCTAGTTGTTACACATTCCAGACTGATGGTTATCAGAGTGTGCATTGCTACAATCAACAATGCCCTGGTTTTGTGCAAGTAAGCTCAAACATTGTTCTTGGTTCTGTTTTATCGGATCAGGGAgatgataaatttttatcattttccataTTTAAGGTATGTTAATCCTTTTGTCAaacttgaattatatatatttatgtgtttaAGTATTCTGCCACCTGAATTCTATGTAACAAAACTAAGCATGTCATGAAAAGCAACTATTTACCATCCCAACTCTTAACAATGCACACTTCCAGGGAGAATTGAAGACAAGACCATAATAAATAACTTTAGTTTAACTTGCATAACTTTCATTTCTTGGTACTTTAATTTGATTACACATAAACAATAGCTTAATGGAATCTTGAACAATGCTGTAGATCCTTGTTATATCTGAACAATTTCAGATATCTTCAATCCGAATCACAATGTAATTTTCAGAACTTTTCTTGCAAGCTCACTCTATTATCAATCGTCGAAACAAATCACACAAGTATACTTGAGTGTAATCATAAAGTGATTTTTGTTCAACATTGACTGGGTTATCGATGAATGCCATGATATCCATATACAAGAATTGTTCTTCACACACAATTCAAAATGGCAGGATAAAGTGACCGGAGATTGGTGTCTGACAATAACAACCCTGAATGGAGTTGAGAATATCGGTTACTGGCCGAAGTCCATGTTCAACAGTTTAGGTGATTATGCTAGCCGCATTCAATGGGGTGGACTGGTTTATTCCCCAACGAGCGAGCCTAGCCCTCCGATGGGCAATGGCAAGTTCCCGTCTAATGGTGGTGCCCGAGTTATCGAGATTAACATGATAAATGAAAATGGTCAAACTCTAGAACCACAAGGCGACGAACTCCTTTACGCCGATAAACCTGACTGTTATGCTACGAGCAAGCTTTCAAATAACAAAGTTGCAGGATGGTTTTTTAGGTTTGGAGGTCCCGGGGGATGCATCGGTTAGTTAGTTAGTTGGTCTTTTGTAAAATTCCATGGCTAAAATAAATCGATGTTAACTGACTTTCctatgaaataaaagaaaagtttcaGTTGAGCTAATGTGTTGATGTCCTGTTCTCATTTATCTAGCAAATACATATAGATTGATGATAAATGTGATGAGCTTCCATCATACAATTAACGTCTGCTTATTCTTATTTTAGATGTGCTTGCATTATGAAATTTAAGTGCTGTTTGAAGCTATTTATACACTAATTTATAGTCGTGTTGTGCTGATAAACAAACTAAGCTCTGATATCATGTTAGATGTaaacataatatattatttaagatTTATTAGTTACTGTAATGAGCAAGCCAACCATCAAGGTGAACATttctgtttttctatttttatgatAACAAACTTATGCTTTTAGATTTGAAACTATATCCTTGAAATCAATCAAGCTCAttgaaatattaagaaaaatccATGCAATACTAAACAAAGCTCATCTTTGACTCTGAGATTCAAAGGAAACATCACTTTGTTCTATGCTTTTCTTGCTACATGGTTTTGTCAGACATCATGAAAAGAGGACCCAtttcttcacatgctctctgTGAAACCACATTGATCATGGAAGATGGAACTCCATGCTCTTctctaacaatttttttttttaaaattttcatggtGTGATACTCTTGAAACATCACCATGGTCTCATCATCACATCACATGCAATTTTCAACTATGCATTCTGCAATactagtactatatatatatatatatacctcattGATTAATTTCCTCTTAGATATCCATTCTTTAGCCAAAAGATGGCACCTTTCTCTTCTTCAACtattgttcttcttttcttacaCTTCTCCATTTGCCATTTTTCATCTGCTCTTCATCAACACTAACATCATTAAAAACTCAACCTTACTTTCTATCAATCCAAAGAAAAACCCAAACTTTGCTTCCAAAACTGACACCTTTTCATTTTCCACTCCCAGTCAAGCACCAGGTCCAACCACTCCTCAAACTCAAATCTTAGAACAAAAAACCAGTCTTTCTTGATCCCAAATCCAgcaacaaaccaaatgaaaaaccAAACTTTGATTCTAAATCCTCCAAAGCTGAGACCATTACACATAAAAACAGCTCCAACATCTCCCAATCACTTACCAAATCCAAGAAAAAGCCATACTTTTTATATACAAATCCTCATAACAAAAGCTAGAAGCTGAAATCGACGGCCAGGATCTCATCTCACACTTCAGTCCCGATCTCGAGAAAATCTCCACCACTTCCCAGGCTTACTTACGGAAATACAGC contains:
- the LOC120249776 gene encoding uncharacterized methyltransferase At1g78140, chloroplastic — protein: MKPLSTNSHRGTEAMGALELELPCHCFIRAPKLKGKPILPFRIRATGSTSTIVSNPDLIQDANVSIRMKVLACPICFDALFSKTGASISLASTSGCSVECNTCKKGYRGNDAYLDLTLYGSSMDYDETMPAATELFRSPLVSFLYERGWRQNFVWGGFPGPEREFEMAKDFLKPTFGGTIIDASCASGLFSRLFVKSELYSLVIALDYSENMLRQCYEFTNQDNISKENLLLIRADISRLPFIAGSIDAVHAGAALHCWPSPSAAVAEISRVLRPGGVFVATTFILDTINIAVPVLRIIRQPYIRATSNNIFLSEGELEDLCKACGLTGFSCIRNGPFVMITATKRG
- the LOC120249775 gene encoding uncharacterized protein LOC120249775 translates to MACGVVTNGLLFLLFCCGLGREANGWSRLSFEDDAVIEKQLRFMNKPVIKTIQNQNGDVVDCIDFDKQLAFDHPLLKNQSIRQQHSFHKDYSNENLTSNALYSWSDLNGERCPHGTIPIRRTQKNDLIRLKYFLKLGGQSSYLLRTIEATPVPGVHWALLQSNDGKYVGASAWLNIIGLQGVKGDQFSETAITLINGIYGPSQNYNVIKVGWMVHPSLYGDFQTRLTVFWTTDGYQSVHCYNQQCPGFVQVSSNIVLGSVLSDQGDDKFLSFSIFKDKVTGDWCLTITTLNGVENIGYWPKSMFNSLGDYASRIQWGGLVYSPTSEPSPPMGNGKFPSNGGARVIEINMINENGQTLEPQGDELLYADKPDCYATSKLSNNKVAGWFFRFGGPGGCIG